A single window of Achromobacter xylosoxidans DNA harbors:
- a CDS encoding nitrate reductase subunit alpha, protein MSHFLDRLKFMSRVKSTYADGHGEVVNEDRKWENAYRARWQHDKVVRSTHGVNCTGSCSWKVYVKNGLITWETQQTDYPRTRPDLPNHEPRGCPRGASYSWYVYSAQRVKYPMMRGRLMEMWREARKTMDPIAAWEWISQDPARARRYKSVRGLGGFVRTDWDTATEMIAAANAYTIKKFGPDRLIGFSPIPAMSMVSYAAGARYLSLLGGACLSFYDWYCDLPPASPQIWGEQTDVPESADWYNSTYLMVWGSNVPQTRTPDAHFYTEVRYKGTKTVAVSSDFGEMVKFGDIWLAPKQGTDAALAMAMGHVILKEFHLSGASAYFRDYVRRYTDMPMLVLLKERDGFYAPDHFLRASQLDGALGEQNNPDWKTLVFDETSGDLVAPNGSIGFRWGEGAVNGGEKVGRWNLEARDGGSGRAIEPRLSLVDGADAVVGVGFPYFGAEHDEVLVRNVPVRRIRLADGSEALAATVYDLQMANYGLDRGLGGGNVATSYDDDVPYTPAWQEKHTGVPRAQVIQVAREFAQNAHDTEGKSMVIVGAGLNHWYHMDMIYRGIINMLMMCGCVGKSGGGWAHYVGQEKLRPQFGWAPLAFASDWVRPPRQMNGTSFFYAHTSQWRHEKLNVQEVLGPTADRGRYGDLSMIDLNARAERMGWLPSAPQLRTNPLDLTAQAEAAGKDPVAHAVEQLKSGELRMSCEDPDDPANFPRNMFVWRSNILGSSGKGHEYFLKYLLGTQNAVFGDEADAIKPVEVNYQEDAAEGKLDLLTVLDFRMSTTCLYGDIVLPTATWYEKDDLNTSDMHPFIHPLSEAVQPLWESKTDWEIYKLLARKFSDIGGPYLGKRRDLVLTPLMHDTPGELGQAFEPKDWKLGECDLVPGKTAPNMTVVERDYNDIYRKFTSVGPLLDKLGNGGKGINWNTEHEVGELAGINERVEEPGVSQGRPRLDTAIDAAEMILTFAPETNGHVSVKAWEALGKVTGRDHTHLAVGREHDKIRFRDIQAQPRKIISAPTWSGLESEEVSYNAGYTNVHELIPWRTLTGRQQFYQDHRWMLDFGEGSCVYKPAIDTKTVAPMLGRYPNGEKELVLNWITPHQKWGIHSTYSDNLRMLTLSRGGPHVWISEAEARQAGLVDNDWVEVFNVNGTLTARVVVSQRVPVGMCLMYHAQEKIVNVPGAETSGKRGGIHNSVTRTVLKPTHMIGGYAQQAYGFNYYGTVGANRDEFVVLRKMKKVDWLEGPLVEDPAVQTQQEEKQS, encoded by the coding sequence ATGAGTCATTTTCTGGACCGGTTGAAGTTCATGTCGCGGGTGAAATCCACCTACGCGGACGGTCACGGCGAAGTGGTCAACGAAGACCGCAAGTGGGAAAACGCCTATCGCGCCCGCTGGCAGCACGACAAGGTGGTGCGCTCGACCCACGGGGTCAACTGCACCGGCTCTTGCTCGTGGAAGGTGTACGTCAAGAACGGCCTGATCACCTGGGAAACCCAGCAGACCGACTACCCGCGCACCCGCCCGGACCTGCCCAACCACGAGCCGCGCGGCTGTCCGCGTGGCGCGTCCTACAGCTGGTACGTCTATTCGGCGCAGCGCGTGAAGTACCCGATGATGCGCGGCCGCCTGATGGAAATGTGGCGCGAGGCGCGCAAGACCATGGACCCGATCGCGGCCTGGGAATGGATCAGCCAGGATCCGGCGCGCGCCAGGCGCTACAAGTCGGTGCGCGGCCTGGGCGGCTTCGTGCGCACGGACTGGGACACGGCGACCGAGATGATCGCCGCCGCCAACGCCTACACCATCAAGAAGTTCGGCCCCGACCGCCTCATCGGCTTTTCGCCGATTCCCGCCATGTCGATGGTCAGCTACGCCGCCGGCGCCCGCTACCTGAGCCTGCTGGGCGGCGCCTGCCTGAGCTTCTACGACTGGTACTGCGACCTGCCGCCGGCCAGCCCGCAGATCTGGGGCGAACAGACCGACGTGCCGGAATCGGCCGACTGGTACAACTCGACCTACCTGATGGTGTGGGGCTCGAACGTGCCCCAGACCCGCACCCCGGACGCCCACTTCTACACCGAGGTCCGCTACAAGGGCACCAAGACGGTGGCCGTGTCCAGCGACTTCGGCGAAATGGTCAAGTTCGGCGACATCTGGCTGGCGCCCAAGCAGGGCACCGACGCCGCGCTGGCGATGGCCATGGGCCACGTCATCCTCAAGGAATTCCACCTGTCGGGCGCCTCGGCCTATTTCCGCGACTACGTGCGGCGCTACACCGACATGCCGATGCTGGTGCTGCTCAAGGAGCGCGACGGCTTTTACGCGCCCGATCACTTCCTGCGCGCCTCGCAGCTGGACGGCGCGCTGGGCGAACAGAACAACCCCGACTGGAAGACGCTGGTGTTCGACGAAACCAGCGGCGACCTGGTGGCCCCCAACGGCAGCATCGGCTTTCGCTGGGGCGAGGGTGCGGTCAACGGCGGCGAGAAGGTCGGCCGCTGGAACCTGGAAGCGCGCGACGGCGGCAGCGGCCGCGCGATCGAGCCGCGTCTGAGCCTGGTCGATGGCGCCGACGCCGTGGTCGGCGTGGGTTTCCCGTACTTCGGCGCCGAGCACGACGAGGTGCTGGTGCGCAACGTGCCGGTGCGCCGCATCCGCCTGGCCGATGGCAGCGAGGCCCTGGCGGCCACGGTGTACGACCTGCAGATGGCCAACTACGGCCTGGATCGCGGCCTGGGCGGCGGCAACGTGGCCACGTCCTATGACGACGACGTGCCCTATACCCCGGCCTGGCAGGAAAAGCACACCGGCGTGCCGCGCGCGCAGGTGATCCAGGTGGCGCGCGAGTTCGCCCAGAACGCCCACGATACCGAAGGCAAGTCGATGGTCATCGTCGGCGCCGGCCTGAACCACTGGTATCACATGGACATGATCTACCGCGGCATCATCAACATGCTGATGATGTGCGGCTGCGTCGGCAAGAGCGGCGGCGGCTGGGCCCATTACGTGGGCCAGGAAAAGCTGCGTCCGCAGTTCGGCTGGGCGCCGCTGGCGTTCGCTTCCGACTGGGTGCGTCCGCCGCGCCAGATGAACGGCACCTCGTTCTTCTACGCCCATACCAGCCAGTGGCGCCATGAAAAGCTGAACGTGCAGGAAGTGCTGGGCCCGACCGCCGACCGCGGCCGCTATGGCGACCTCAGCATGATCGACCTGAACGCCCGCGCCGAGCGCATGGGCTGGCTGCCGTCGGCGCCGCAGCTGCGCACCAATCCGCTGGACCTGACCGCGCAGGCCGAAGCCGCCGGCAAGGACCCGGTGGCCCACGCCGTCGAGCAGCTCAAGTCCGGCGAATTGCGCATGTCCTGCGAAGACCCGGACGATCCCGCCAACTTCCCGCGCAACATGTTCGTGTGGCGCTCGAATATCCTGGGCTCCAGCGGCAAGGGCCACGAGTATTTCCTGAAGTACCTGCTGGGCACGCAGAACGCCGTGTTCGGCGACGAGGCCGACGCCATCAAGCCGGTCGAAGTCAACTACCAGGAAGACGCGGCCGAGGGCAAGCTCGACCTGTTGACGGTGCTGGATTTCCGCATGAGCACCACCTGCCTGTACGGTGACATCGTGCTGCCGACGGCCACCTGGTACGAGAAGGACGACCTCAACACGTCCGACATGCACCCCTTCATCCATCCCTTGAGCGAAGCCGTGCAGCCGCTCTGGGAAAGCAAGACCGACTGGGAGATCTACAAGCTGCTGGCCAGGAAGTTCAGCGACATCGGCGGCCCCTACCTGGGCAAGCGCCGCGACCTGGTGCTGACGCCGCTGATGCACGACACCCCGGGGGAACTGGGGCAGGCCTTCGAGCCCAAGGACTGGAAGCTGGGCGAATGCGACCTGGTGCCGGGCAAGACCGCGCCCAACATGACCGTGGTCGAGCGCGACTACAACGACATCTACCGCAAGTTCACCTCGGTCGGTCCGCTGCTGGACAAGCTGGGCAACGGCGGCAAGGGCATCAACTGGAACACCGAGCACGAAGTGGGCGAACTGGCCGGCATCAACGAGCGCGTCGAAGAACCCGGCGTGAGCCAGGGCCGGCCGCGGCTGGACACCGCCATCGACGCCGCCGAAATGATCCTGACCTTCGCGCCCGAGACCAACGGCCACGTGTCGGTCAAGGCCTGGGAAGCGCTGGGCAAGGTCACCGGCCGCGACCACACCCACCTGGCGGTGGGCCGCGAGCACGACAAGATCCGCTTCCGCGACATCCAGGCGCAGCCGCGCAAGATCATCTCGGCGCCGACCTGGTCGGGCCTGGAAAGCGAAGAGGTCAGCTACAACGCCGGCTACACCAACGTGCACGAGCTGATCCCATGGCGCACCCTGACCGGCCGCCAGCAGTTCTACCAGGACCACCGCTGGATGCTGGATTTCGGCGAGGGTTCGTGCGTCTACAAACCGGCCATCGACACCAAGACCGTGGCGCCGATGCTGGGCCGCTATCCCAACGGCGAAAAGGAACTGGTGCTGAACTGGATCACGCCGCACCAGAAGTGGGGCATCCACAGCACCTATTCCGACAACCTGCGCATGCTGACGCTGAGCCGCGGCGGTCCCCACGTGTGGATCTCCGAGGCCGAGGCCAGGCAGGCCGGGCTGGTCGACAACGACTGGGTCGAGGTGTTCAACGTCAACGGCACGCTGACCGCGCGCGTCGTGGTGAGCCAGCGCGTGCCGGTCGGCATGTGCCTGATGTACCACGCGCAGGAAAAGATCGTGAACGTGCCGGGCGCGGAGACCAGCGGCAAGCGCGGCGGCATCCACAACTCGGTGACGCGCACCGTGCTCAAGCCGACCCACATGATCGGCGGCTACGCCCAGCAGGCCTACGGCTTCAACTACTACGGCACCGTGGGCGCCAACCGCGACGAATTCGTGGTGCTGCGCAAGATGAAGAAAGTGGACTGGCTGGAAGGCCCGCTGGTCGAAGATCCCGCCGTCCAAACGCAACAGGAAGAGAAGCAATCATGA
- a CDS encoding NarK family nitrate/nitrite MFS transporter, translating to MTSHVLARWEPENPGFWKQTGARIANRNLWISIPALMLAFSIWMLWSVVVVNLDRAGFMLSKNQMFWLTALPALSGATLRIFYSFLVPVFGGRKWTAISTASLLIPALGMGFALRDPTTSFPTLLILALLCGLGGGNFSSSMANISFFFPKDKKGLATGLNAGIGNLGVSLVQFVVPVVISMGVFGALGGEPQTITAGDAQRSLWLQNAGFIWVIPIALASLAAWFGMNDIADARASFADQAVIFKRKHNWLMCWLYVGTFGSFIGFSAGFAMLTKTLFPQVDPTTYAFLGPLVGSLTRPVGGWVSDKLGGARVTLFTFIGMIAAVLGVVMFLPLNGQGGDFNGFLAMFIVLFALTGVGNGSTFRMIPVIFLRERTQAAHGKGEAAQKQALTDAARESAAVLGFSGAIGAYGGFFIPRSFGTSLELTGSAQAALYCFIGFYATCVLITWWYYARRNAPVPC from the coding sequence ATGACTTCCCATGTCCTGGCGCGCTGGGAGCCGGAAAACCCCGGCTTCTGGAAACAGACCGGCGCCCGCATCGCCAACCGCAACCTGTGGATTTCCATTCCCGCGCTGATGCTGGCGTTCAGCATCTGGATGCTGTGGAGCGTGGTGGTGGTCAACCTCGACCGCGCCGGCTTCATGCTGTCCAAGAACCAGATGTTCTGGCTGACCGCGCTGCCGGCCCTGTCGGGCGCCACGCTGCGCATCTTCTATTCGTTCCTGGTGCCGGTGTTCGGCGGCCGCAAGTGGACCGCGATCTCGACCGCCTCGCTGCTGATCCCGGCGCTGGGCATGGGCTTTGCGTTGCGCGACCCGACCACCTCGTTCCCGACGCTGCTGATCCTGGCGCTGCTGTGCGGCCTGGGCGGCGGCAACTTCAGCTCCAGCATGGCCAACATCAGCTTCTTCTTTCCCAAGGACAAGAAAGGCCTGGCCACGGGCCTTAACGCCGGCATCGGCAACCTCGGCGTGTCGCTGGTGCAGTTCGTGGTGCCGGTGGTGATCTCGATGGGCGTGTTCGGCGCCCTCGGCGGCGAGCCGCAGACGATTACCGCCGGCGACGCACAGCGCAGCCTGTGGCTGCAGAACGCCGGCTTCATCTGGGTCATTCCCATCGCGCTGGCCTCGCTGGCGGCATGGTTCGGCATGAACGACATCGCCGATGCGCGCGCCTCGTTCGCCGACCAGGCGGTGATCTTCAAGCGCAAGCACAACTGGCTGATGTGCTGGCTGTATGTCGGCACCTTCGGCTCGTTCATCGGCTTTTCGGCCGGCTTCGCCATGCTGACCAAGACGCTGTTCCCGCAGGTCGATCCGACCACCTACGCCTTCCTGGGGCCGCTGGTCGGCTCGCTGACGCGGCCGGTGGGCGGCTGGGTCTCGGACAAGCTGGGCGGGGCGCGCGTCACGCTGTTCACCTTCATCGGCATGATCGCCGCGGTGCTGGGCGTGGTGATGTTCCTGCCGCTGAACGGGCAGGGCGGCGACTTCAACGGCTTCCTGGCCATGTTCATCGTGCTGTTCGCGCTGACCGGCGTGGGCAACGGCTCGACCTTCCGCATGATTCCGGTGATCTTCCTGCGCGAGCGCACCCAGGCCGCGCACGGCAAGGGCGAGGCCGCGCAGAAGCAGGCCCTGACCGACGCGGCGCGCGAATCGGCCGCGGTGCTGGGCTTTTCCGGCGCGATCGGCGCCTATGGCGGCTTTTTCATCCCGCGCAGCTTCGGCACCTCGCTGGAGCTGACCGGCAGCGCCCAGGCGGCCCTGTATTGCTTCATCGGCTTCTACGCCACCTGCGTGCTGATCACCTGGTGGTACTACGCGCGCCGCAACGCGCCCGTGCCCTGCTGA
- a CDS encoding MFS transporter: protein MASTHPSASVPMRVLVSSTFAFTICFAVWMIFAVLGIPIKTQLGLSETEFGLLAAMPVLTGSLVRVPLGIWTDRYGGRPVFFVLMLLAVVPIWLLSYATEYWQFLVLALFVGLTGGSFSVGTPYVARWFPRNKQGLAMGVFGAGNSGSAITKFVAPALIAAAGGAWVIVPQVYAVALLVTAILFWLFSASDPSHRVAGGASLKAQFAMLKDPRVWRYCQYYSVVFGGYVALALWMTKYYIGEYGFDMKLAALLAACFSLPGGVLRAMGGWISDRYGAYKTTWWVMWVCWVAFFILSYPQTHFTVMTTGGPRQFDIALGPTSFTILLFIVGIAMAIGKASVFKFISDEFGQNIGAVSGIVGLAGGLGGFILPILFGVLLDLTGVRSSAFMLLYGTVCVSLIFMHFSFRPESAATARRQAA, encoded by the coding sequence ATGGCATCAACCCACCCCTCGGCCAGCGTGCCCATGCGGGTCCTGGTATCCAGCACCTTCGCCTTCACCATCTGCTTCGCGGTATGGATGATCTTCGCGGTGCTGGGCATTCCCATCAAGACGCAGCTCGGCCTGTCCGAGACCGAATTCGGCCTGCTGGCCGCCATGCCGGTGCTGACCGGCTCCCTGGTGCGCGTGCCGCTGGGCATCTGGACCGACCGCTACGGCGGCCGGCCGGTGTTCTTCGTGCTGATGCTGCTGGCGGTGGTGCCGATCTGGCTGCTGTCCTACGCCACCGAGTACTGGCAATTCCTGGTGCTGGCGCTGTTCGTGGGCCTGACCGGCGGCTCGTTCTCGGTCGGCACGCCCTACGTGGCGCGCTGGTTCCCGCGCAACAAGCAGGGCCTGGCCATGGGCGTGTTCGGCGCCGGCAATTCGGGTTCGGCCATCACCAAGTTCGTGGCGCCGGCGCTGATCGCCGCCGCCGGCGGCGCCTGGGTGATCGTGCCGCAGGTGTACGCGGTGGCGCTCCTGGTGACGGCGATCCTGTTCTGGCTGTTCTCGGCCTCGGATCCGTCGCACCGGGTGGCCGGCGGCGCCAGCCTGAAGGCGCAATTCGCGATGCTGAAGGATCCGCGCGTGTGGCGCTACTGCCAGTACTACTCGGTGGTGTTCGGCGGCTACGTGGCGCTGGCGCTCTGGATGACCAAGTACTACATCGGCGAGTATGGCTTCGACATGAAGCTGGCGGCGCTGCTGGCCGCGTGCTTCTCGCTGCCGGGCGGCGTGCTGCGCGCCATGGGCGGCTGGATCTCGGACCGCTACGGCGCCTACAAGACCACCTGGTGGGTGATGTGGGTGTGCTGGGTGGCGTTCTTCATCCTCAGCTATCCGCAGACCCACTTCACGGTCATGACCACCGGCGGCCCGCGCCAGTTCGACATCGCCCTGGGGCCGACCAGCTTCACCATCCTGCTGTTCATCGTCGGCATCGCCATGGCCATCGGCAAGGCCTCGGTCTTCAAGTTCATCTCGGATGAATTCGGCCAGAACATCGGCGCGGTCTCGGGCATCGTCGGCCTGGCCGGCGGCCTGGGCGGCTTCATCCTGCCGATCCTGTTCGGCGTGCTGCTGGACCTGACCGGCGTGCGTTCCAGCGCCTTCATGCTGCTGTACGGCACGGTCTGCGTCTCGCTCATCTTCATGCATTTCAGTTTCCGGCCCGAAAGCGCCGCCACCGCGCGGCGCCAAGCCGCCTGA
- a CDS encoding NnrS family protein, producing MSTLLTLEEPAADGAARPNWRAFTEMGFRPLYLAGCFWALASVLLWVFAPARLTGVLSAMPWHAHEMLWGFVATIAVGFLMTAGANWTGRNPLRGAPLAALCVVWLVARGAYLAPGMTAFAIAAAADLLFFVWAAAALARAVWITRNRRNYGVPLLLLALAAAHALYLRAALAGDYLALMRYFNTGLLAMAVLTLLIARRVLPFFAKRAVAGLEIPPHTRSGHWQLGAGVLAIACLLAGAPRAAALLLAVTGVLALVQWLAWKPWAARRVPLLWILYAGYLGLGLGLLVGAAQLTGYVARPAWPAHVIGIAGFSVLIIGMATRTAMGHLGRPLRADRSMVLSYALVILAALLRLAALLPTSATLGLLHASAGAWALGFGLYLWRFFPWMIRPRADAVAKPAAPMMKIVPAGPRRAP from the coding sequence ATGTCCACCCTGCTCACCCTGGAAGAACCCGCCGCCGACGGCGCCGCGCGGCCGAACTGGCGCGCCTTCACCGAAATGGGCTTTCGCCCCCTCTACCTGGCCGGCTGTTTCTGGGCGCTGGCCTCGGTGCTGCTGTGGGTGTTCGCGCCAGCCCGGCTGACGGGCGTGCTGAGCGCCATGCCCTGGCACGCGCACGAGATGCTGTGGGGCTTCGTGGCCACCATCGCGGTCGGTTTCCTGATGACCGCCGGCGCCAACTGGACCGGCCGCAATCCGTTGCGCGGCGCTCCCCTGGCGGCGCTGTGTGTGGTCTGGCTGGTGGCGCGCGGCGCCTACCTGGCGCCCGGCATGACGGCGTTCGCCATCGCCGCGGCCGCCGACCTGCTGTTCTTCGTTTGGGCCGCCGCCGCGCTGGCCCGCGCCGTCTGGATCACGCGCAACCGCCGCAACTACGGCGTGCCGCTGCTGCTGCTGGCGCTGGCCGCGGCCCATGCGTTGTACCTGCGCGCCGCCCTGGCCGGCGACTACCTGGCGCTGATGCGCTACTTCAACACCGGCCTGCTGGCCATGGCAGTGCTGACGCTGCTGATCGCGCGCCGCGTGCTGCCGTTCTTCGCCAAGCGCGCCGTCGCCGGCCTGGAGATTCCGCCCCACACCCGCAGCGGCCATTGGCAGCTGGGCGCCGGCGTGCTGGCCATCGCCTGCCTGCTGGCCGGCGCGCCTCGCGCCGCGGCGCTGCTGCTCGCGGTGACCGGCGTCCTGGCGCTGGTGCAGTGGCTGGCCTGGAAGCCGTGGGCCGCGCGCCGCGTGCCTCTGCTGTGGATCCTGTATGCGGGTTATCTGGGCCTGGGCCTCGGCCTGCTGGTGGGCGCGGCGCAACTGACCGGCTACGTGGCGCGGCCCGCCTGGCCGGCGCACGTCATCGGCATAGCCGGGTTCTCGGTGCTGATCATCGGCATGGCCACGCGCACCGCCATGGGCCACCTGGGCCGGCCGCTGCGCGCCGACCGCAGCATGGTGTTGAGCTATGCGCTGGTGATCCTGGCGGCGCTGCTGCGGCTGGCTGCCCTGCTGCCCACCAGCGCCACGCTGGGCCTGCTGCATGCCTCGGCCGGCGCCTGGGCGCTGGGATTCGGCCTGTACCTGTGGCGCTTCTTCCCGTGGATGATCCGGCCGCGCGCGGACGCCGTGGCCAAGCCCGCCGCGCCGATGATGAAGATCGTGCCCGCCGGACCGCGCCGGGCGCCCTGA
- a CDS encoding FAD-dependent oxidoreductase, with the protein MDIGILGGGIAGLSVALALHRTGHRPRVYERGAAPATMGAGVTLWPNAGFVLDALGLLPDVAAAGGRPRAMRRYDNAGHALGSLDISALDRLMGYPTHTILRRDLLAVLLAHAARAGIPAEYGHRAVAIEPHADGRAAARFENGAVVRADLLVGADGRMDSVARRFVVGDNTPVYQGFVNWIGIASGPGLAEDMAIQDYWGVGERFGCVAVRPDLVYWAGAEARSLAAAVQGPDPRAEVADRFAGWADPIARLIQATPADAVRLIAVHDLDTPAAWHRANVLLVGDAAHAPLPTSGQGACQALEDAWHLARCLAGAPRDLDAALSAFTALRQPKTAALTEQARVYARGLFERDPQACRLRDQQIKAVDAGAALRAMASAWGQGLACGGGGERG; encoded by the coding sequence ATGGATATCGGAATACTGGGCGGCGGCATCGCTGGCCTGAGCGTGGCGCTGGCATTGCATCGGACCGGCCATCGGCCGCGGGTCTACGAACGCGGGGCCGCGCCGGCCACCATGGGCGCCGGCGTGACGTTATGGCCCAACGCCGGCTTCGTGCTGGACGCGCTCGGCCTGTTGCCGGACGTCGCGGCAGCGGGTGGGCGGCCGCGGGCGATGCGCCGCTACGACAACGCGGGCCATGCCCTGGGCAGCCTCGACATCTCCGCGCTCGACCGATTGATGGGATATCCGACCCACACGATCCTGCGCCGCGACCTGCTGGCCGTGTTGCTGGCGCACGCGGCGCGGGCCGGCATCCCGGCCGAGTACGGCCATCGCGCCGTGGCGATCGAACCCCACGCCGACGGCCGCGCCGCCGCCAGGTTCGAGAATGGCGCCGTGGTGCGCGCGGACCTGCTCGTCGGCGCGGACGGCCGCATGGATTCGGTGGCGCGGCGGTTCGTCGTCGGCGACAACACCCCGGTCTACCAGGGCTTTGTGAACTGGATCGGCATCGCCTCCGGTCCCGGCCTGGCCGAGGACATGGCCATCCAGGACTATTGGGGCGTCGGCGAGCGTTTCGGCTGCGTCGCGGTGCGGCCCGACCTGGTCTATTGGGCGGGGGCCGAGGCCCGGTCGCTGGCCGCCGCGGTCCAGGGGCCCGACCCGCGCGCGGAGGTCGCGGACCGGTTCGCCGGCTGGGCCGACCCGATCGCGCGCCTCATCCAGGCCACGCCCGCCGACGCGGTGCGCCTGATCGCCGTGCACGACCTGGATACCCCGGCGGCCTGGCACCGCGCCAATGTGCTGCTGGTGGGGGACGCCGCGCACGCGCCGCTGCCGACCTCGGGCCAGGGCGCCTGCCAGGCGCTGGAGGACGCCTGGCACCTGGCGCGTTGCCTGGCGGGCGCGCCGCGCGACCTGGACGCGGCCCTGAGCGCCTTCACCGCGCTGCGCCAGCCCAAGACGGCCGCCCTGACCGAGCAGGCCCGCGTGTACGCGCGCGGCCTGTTCGAGCGGGATCCGCAGGCCTGCCGCCTGCGCGACCAGCAGATCAAGGCCGTCGATGCCGGGGCGGCGCTGCGGGCGATGGCGAGCGCCTGGGGGCAGGGATTGGCATGCGGCGGGGGCGGTGAACGGGGATAA
- a CDS encoding LysR family transcriptional regulator gives MGQALDLNSVRVYAAVVDEQSFAGAARRLAMPSSNVSRHVAGLERRLGARLLERSTRHLRMTEAGQLLYQRAKPLLDTLAATEEELGAVRRELRGPLTLCMPGEAPRLLAPILAEFCDRHPGIELACDTRLDGIDALREDVDLSIVFHRGRQDDSSLITRELATLPSIVVAAPALLARVGVPRQARQLKALPCITTLSALKGMPWQFEDAAGEIVKVPVRSRYRVNSGELALMGARQGIGFAILAACSCQEDLASGRLREVPLDLRPAPLQLLGVYSHRHSVSARARALLELIQARLAEMGLGTPPGTASEEAA, from the coding sequence ATGGGCCAAGCCCTGGATCTGAACAGCGTGCGCGTCTACGCCGCCGTCGTGGATGAACAGAGCTTCGCCGGCGCCGCGCGGCGGCTGGCGATGCCGTCGTCGAACGTCAGCCGCCATGTCGCCGGACTGGAACGGCGGCTGGGCGCGCGCTTGCTGGAGCGCAGCACCCGCCATTTGCGCATGACCGAGGCCGGCCAGTTGCTGTACCAGCGGGCCAAGCCGCTGCTGGACACGCTTGCCGCCACCGAAGAGGAACTGGGCGCGGTCCGGCGGGAACTGCGCGGGCCGCTGACGCTGTGCATGCCAGGTGAAGCGCCGCGGCTGCTGGCGCCGATCCTGGCGGAATTCTGCGACCGCCATCCGGGCATCGAGCTGGCCTGCGACACCCGCCTCGACGGCATCGACGCGCTGCGCGAGGACGTCGATCTGTCGATCGTCTTTCATCGGGGCCGCCAGGACGACAGCAGCCTCATCACGCGCGAACTGGCCACGCTGCCCAGCATCGTGGTCGCCGCGCCGGCGCTGCTGGCCCGCGTCGGCGTGCCGCGCCAGGCGCGCCAGCTCAAGGCCCTGCCCTGCATCACCACCCTGAGCGCATTGAAGGGCATGCCCTGGCAATTCGAGGATGCCGCCGGCGAGATCGTCAAGGTGCCGGTGCGCAGCCGCTACCGCGTCAACAGCGGCGAACTGGCGCTGATGGGCGCGCGCCAGGGCATCGGTTTCGCGATCCTGGCGGCCTGCTCGTGCCAGGAGGACCTGGCCAGCGGGCGACTGCGCGAGGTGCCGCTGGACCTGCGCCCCGCGCCCCTGCAATTGCTGGGGGTCTACAGCCATCGGCATTCCGTCAGCGCGCGCGCCCGGGCATTGCTCGAACTGATCCAGGCGCGCCTGGCCGAAATGGGCCTGGGAACGCCGCCCGGAACCGCGTCGGAAGAAGCCGCATAA
- a CDS encoding efflux RND transporter periplasmic adaptor subunit, with product MPLPFSAGPANVRRRLALAGLVAVAMLAAWAGWAVWRYALPGPAPAAIPSYAQQPVAVSVAAARSGPLPRDLHALGTITPLARVVLRSQVDGQLQRLHYTEGQAVRRGQLLAEIDPRPYQAALAAAEGELAHVEALLGNAEIDLRRYRQLARQEAVAGQQLDTAEAQARSYAAQRQRLAAAVADARRLLALTRIVAPHDGRIGLRRVDAGNHVRAGDADGLATLVQTRPISALFTLAETRLDLLRQAQAGDGALQVQAWDADERRLLALGTLQALDNQIHAASGTVKLRALFENADEALFPNQFVNIRLALARQEDVLSIPTAAVQYGADGAFVFVIGDDQRATRRELTLGRANAGRVEVRSGLVAAERVVVEGVDRLHDGRDVLIVETQ from the coding sequence ATGCCCCTGCCTTTCTCCGCTGGCCCCGCCAACGTGCGCCGGCGTCTGGCGCTCGCCGGCCTTGTGGCCGTCGCCATGCTGGCCGCCTGGGCCGGGTGGGCCGTATGGCGCTACGCCCTGCCAGGCCCCGCCCCCGCCGCCATTCCCAGCTATGCCCAACAGCCGGTGGCGGTCAGCGTTGCCGCCGCGCGCAGCGGCCCCTTGCCGCGCGACCTGCATGCGCTGGGCACCATCACGCCGTTGGCCCGCGTGGTGCTGCGCAGCCAGGTCGATGGCCAGCTGCAACGCCTGCACTACACCGAGGGCCAGGCCGTGCGGCGCGGGCAATTGCTGGCCGAGATCGATCCACGCCCCTACCAGGCGGCGCTGGCGGCGGCCGAAGGCGAACTGGCGCACGTCGAGGCGCTGCTCGGCAACGCCGAGATCGACCTGCGCCGCTACCGGCAACTGGCGCGCCAGGAAGCGGTGGCGGGCCAGCAGCTGGACACCGCCGAGGCCCAGGCGCGCAGCTACGCGGCCCAGCGCCAGCGGCTGGCGGCGGCCGTGGCCGACGCCCGGCGGCTGCTGGCGCTGACGCGCATCGTCGCTCCGCACGACGGCCGCATCGGCCTGCGCCGCGTGGACGCCGGCAATCACGTGCGCGCCGGCGACGCCGACGGCCTGGCCACGCTGGTGCAGACGCGGCCGATCTCGGCGCTGTTCACGCTTGCCGAAACCCGCCTGGACCTGCTGCGCCAGGCGCAGGCCGGCGACGGCGCCTTGCAGGTGCAGGCCTGGGACGCCGACGAGCGCCGCCTGCTCGCGCTGGGCACCCTGCAGGCGCTGGACAACCAGATCCACGCCGCCAGCGGCACGGTCAAGCTGCGCGCCCTGTTCGAGAATGCCGACGAGGCGCTGTTCCCGAACCAGTTCGTCAATATCCGCCTGGCGCTGGCACGCCAGGAAGACGTGCTGTCGATTCCCACGGCGGCGGTGCAGTACGGCGCCGACGGCGCCTTCGTCTTCGTCATCGGCGATGACCAGCGCGCCACCCGGCGCGAACTGACGCTGGGCCGCGCCAACGCCGGCCGCGTCGAAGTCCGCTCGGGCCTGGTCGCGGCCGAGCGCGTGGTGGTCGAGGGCGTGGACCGCCTGCATGACGGCCGCGACGTGCTGATCGTGGAAACCCAATGA